Proteins encoded within one genomic window of Schaalia sp. HMT-172:
- a CDS encoding glycogen/starch/alpha-glucan phosphorylase, with translation MTLDLTQSLPSHVRATSGRPVEDSTLMEVWQGLSAAIVDQIADNWAATNERYAKGRQEHYFSAEFLMGRALLNNLSNLGLVEKAREALAAYGLDLGQVLEEEPDASLGNGGLGRLAACFLDSCATLDLPVRGYGILYRYGLFKQLFDNGFQTEHPDPWMEEGYPFVTRREELARIVSYADLTVRAVPYDIAITGYGTKNVGTLRLWKAEPIEEFDYDAFNSQRFTDAIIDRERTMDISRVLYPNDTTFEGKVLRVRQQYFFCSASLQEIVENYVRHHGEDLTGFAEFNAVQLNDTHPVLAIPELMRILMDEHGLGWEEAWKVVSKTFAYTNHTVLAEALETWDIHIFDRLFPRIAEIVREIDRRFRIDMAERGLDQDTIDYMAPVSGNTVRMAWIACYASYSINGVAALHTEIIKRDTLKEWYAIWPERFNNKTNGVTPRRWLKQCNPRLAALLDEVTGSDAWVRDLTVLSDFTEAGTDDVLTRLGEIKHANKVDFAAWIKEREGVEIDPDSIFDVQIKRLHEYKRQLLNAFYVLDLYFRMKDDPTLDTPNRVFIFGAKAAPGYIRAKAIIKLINAIGELVNNDEDINGRIKVVFVHNYNVSPAEHIIPAADVSEQISMAGKEASGTSNMKFMMNGALTLGTLDGANVEILEAVGDENAYIFGATDDELPELRRHYDPRWHYENVPGLKRVIDALTDGTLDDSNSGWFHDIRHSILEGGYDPADVYYVLGDFAAYRETKDRMAADYRDQKAWNARVWANISRSGRFSSDRTISDYAREVWKIEGEPIT, from the coding sequence ACCAACGAGCGTTACGCCAAGGGCCGTCAGGAACACTACTTCTCCGCTGAGTTCCTCATGGGCCGCGCCCTGCTCAACAACCTCTCGAACCTCGGCCTCGTCGAGAAGGCTCGCGAAGCCCTGGCCGCCTACGGCCTCGACCTCGGCCAGGTCCTCGAAGAGGAACCGGACGCCTCCCTCGGTAACGGTGGCCTCGGCCGCCTCGCCGCCTGCTTCCTCGACTCCTGCGCCACCCTGGACCTGCCCGTGCGTGGCTACGGCATCCTCTACCGCTACGGCCTGTTCAAGCAGCTCTTCGACAATGGCTTCCAGACCGAGCATCCGGACCCGTGGATGGAGGAGGGGTACCCCTTCGTCACCCGCCGCGAGGAGCTCGCTCGCATCGTCTCCTACGCCGACCTGACCGTGCGCGCCGTCCCCTACGACATCGCGATCACCGGCTACGGCACCAAGAACGTGGGCACCCTGCGCCTGTGGAAGGCCGAGCCCATCGAAGAGTTCGACTACGACGCCTTCAACTCCCAGCGCTTCACCGACGCAATCATCGACCGTGAGCGCACCATGGACATCTCCCGCGTCCTGTACCCCAACGACACCACGTTCGAGGGCAAGGTCCTGCGCGTGCGCCAGCAGTACTTCTTCTGCTCCGCCTCCCTACAGGAGATCGTCGAGAACTACGTGCGTCACCACGGCGAGGACCTCACCGGCTTCGCCGAGTTCAACGCCGTCCAGCTCAACGACACCCACCCGGTCCTCGCCATTCCCGAGCTCATGCGCATCCTCATGGATGAGCACGGCCTCGGCTGGGAAGAGGCCTGGAAGGTTGTCTCCAAGACCTTCGCCTACACGAACCACACGGTTCTGGCCGAGGCCCTCGAGACCTGGGACATCCACATCTTCGACCGCCTGTTCCCGCGCATCGCCGAGATTGTCCGCGAGATCGACCGCCGCTTCCGCATCGACATGGCCGAGCGCGGCCTCGACCAGGACACCATCGACTACATGGCCCCCGTCTCCGGCAACACCGTGCGCATGGCCTGGATCGCCTGCTACGCGTCCTACTCCATCAACGGCGTCGCCGCCCTCCACACGGAGATCATCAAGCGCGACACCCTCAAGGAGTGGTACGCGATTTGGCCCGAGCGCTTCAACAACAAGACCAACGGCGTGACCCCGCGCCGCTGGCTCAAGCAGTGCAACCCCCGCCTGGCCGCCCTCCTCGACGAGGTCACCGGCTCCGACGCGTGGGTCCGCGACCTCACCGTGCTCTCTGACTTCACCGAGGCCGGCACCGACGACGTGCTCACGCGCCTGGGCGAGATCAAGCATGCCAACAAGGTCGACTTCGCCGCGTGGATCAAGGAGCGCGAGGGCGTCGAGATCGACCCCGACTCGATCTTCGACGTGCAGATCAAGCGTCTGCACGAGTACAAGCGTCAGCTGCTCAACGCCTTCTACGTCCTGGACCTGTACTTCCGCATGAAGGATGACCCGACGCTGGACACCCCCAACCGCGTGTTCATCTTCGGCGCGAAGGCCGCCCCCGGCTACATTCGCGCGAAGGCCATCATCAAGCTCATCAATGCCATTGGCGAGCTGGTGAACAACGACGAGGACATCAACGGCCGCATCAAGGTCGTCTTCGTCCATAACTACAACGTCTCGCCCGCCGAGCACATCATCCCCGCCGCCGACGTCTCTGAGCAGATCTCGATGGCCGGTAAGGAGGCCTCGGGCACGTCCAACATGAAGTTCATGATGAACGGCGCCCTCACCCTGGGTACCCTCGACGGCGCGAACGTCGAGATTCTCGAGGCCGTGGGTGATGAGAACGCCTACATCTTCGGCGCGACCGACGATGAGCTGCCCGAGCTGCGTCGTCACTACGACCCCCGTTGGCACTACGAGAATGTCCCCGGCCTCAAGCGCGTCATCGACGCCCTGACCGACGGCACGCTCGATGACTCCAACTCCGGCTGGTTCCACGACATCCGCCACTCGATCCTCGAGGGTGGCTACGATCCGGCCGACGTGTACTACGTCCTGGGCGACTTCGCCGCGTACCGTGAGACCAAGGATCGCATGGCCGCCGATTACCGCGACCAGAAGGCCTGGAATGCTCGCGTGTGGGCGAACATCTCCCGCTCCGGCCGCTTCTCCTCGGACCGCACGATCTCCGACTACGCTCGCGAGGTCTGGAAGATTGAGGGTGAGCCGATCACCTGA
- a CDS encoding NAD-dependent malic enzyme, with the protein MPAKPQIIADPQTNRGTAFTIDERKRFGLMGRLPAAVETLEQQAARAYKQVCRLDDDLDKYIYLEQLHDRNETLYYKVIIDHIAELLPVIYDPTIGEAIKKWSADYRRSRAIYLSVDRVEDVRPTFEGLGLGPDDVDLLVVSDAEQILGIGDWGVNGTDISVGKLAVYTAAAGIDPSRVIAVNLDVGTDNEELLNDPDYLGNRHGRVRGERYDALVNEYLSVASELYPHALLHFEDFGASNARRILVNNRDKYRIFNDDMQGTGAIVISAVIAGMKTNGTTFADQRLLVYGAGTAGTGMADQIHAGMVRAGLTPEQAKDRIWLIDRAGLVTDDMEGLPDYQAAYARSASEVADWERKDGAIGLLETVRRIHPTILIGTSTDHGAFTQDVIEALSDGCERPIVLPLSNPTEKIEAMPQDIIAWSKGRALVATGIPILPFDYEGTTFHIGQGNNSLLYPGLGLGTIVSGAPRVTDAMILAAAEAVASQVTSHELGASLLPPVDHLRASSATVAVAVVRQAIADGQCDMDPGDVVEAVRRAMWQPVYQDLES; encoded by the coding sequence ATGCCAGCAAAACCCCAGATCATTGCCGATCCTCAGACCAACCGTGGAACCGCCTTCACCATCGACGAGCGCAAGCGCTTCGGGCTGATGGGTCGTCTTCCCGCAGCTGTCGAAACGCTCGAACAACAGGCCGCACGCGCCTACAAGCAGGTGTGTCGACTCGACGACGACCTCGACAAGTACATCTACCTCGAACAGCTGCACGACCGCAACGAGACGCTCTACTACAAGGTCATCATCGACCACATCGCCGAACTCCTACCCGTCATCTACGATCCGACGATCGGCGAGGCCATCAAGAAATGGTCCGCAGACTACCGCCGCTCGCGCGCCATCTACCTGTCCGTCGATCGAGTCGAGGATGTGCGGCCCACGTTTGAAGGCCTCGGCCTCGGCCCCGATGACGTTGATCTTCTGGTCGTCTCCGATGCCGAACAGATTCTCGGCATCGGCGACTGGGGTGTGAACGGCACCGACATCTCCGTCGGCAAGCTCGCCGTCTACACGGCCGCAGCCGGTATTGACCCCTCGCGCGTCATCGCGGTCAACCTCGACGTCGGCACCGACAACGAGGAGCTGCTCAACGACCCCGATTACCTCGGCAACCGCCATGGTCGTGTGCGCGGAGAACGTTACGACGCCCTCGTCAATGAGTACTTGAGTGTTGCATCCGAGCTCTACCCGCACGCGCTCCTGCATTTCGAGGACTTCGGCGCTTCGAACGCGCGCCGCATCCTCGTCAACAACCGGGATAAGTACCGCATCTTCAACGACGACATGCAGGGCACCGGAGCGATCGTCATCTCCGCTGTCATCGCGGGCATGAAGACCAACGGCACGACCTTCGCGGACCAGCGCCTCCTTGTTTACGGCGCGGGGACTGCGGGAACCGGCATGGCCGATCAGATCCATGCGGGCATGGTGCGCGCGGGACTGACCCCCGAGCAGGCGAAGGACCGCATCTGGCTGATCGACCGCGCCGGACTGGTGACCGATGACATGGAGGGGCTGCCCGATTACCAGGCGGCCTACGCGCGCAGCGCCTCCGAGGTCGCCGACTGGGAGCGCAAGGACGGTGCGATCGGGCTACTGGAGACCGTTCGCCGCATCCACCCGACGATCCTGATCGGAACGTCGACGGACCACGGTGCCTTCACGCAGGATGTCATCGAGGCGCTGAGCGACGGGTGTGAGCGGCCCATCGTCCTACCCCTGTCGAATCCGACGGAGAAAATCGAGGCCATGCCACAGGACATCATCGCCTGGTCCAAGGGACGCGCGCTGGTGGCCACGGGCATTCCGATCCTGCCCTTCGACTACGAGGGGACGACCTTCCACATCGGGCAGGGAAACAACTCGTTGCTGTACCCGGGCCTGGGGCTGGGAACGATCGTGTCCGGTGCCCCTCGCGTGACTGATGCGATGATTCTGGCCGCCGCCGAGGCCGTGGCCAGTCAGGTGACATCGCACGAGCTGGGTGCGTCCCTCCTGCCGCCGGTGGACCACTTGCGTGCGTCGTCGGCGACTGTCGCGGTTGCCGTCGTCCGTCAGGCTATCGCAGATGGCCAGTGCGACATGGATCCGGGTGATGTCGTCGAGGCCGTTCGCCGCGCCATGTGGCAGCCGGTCTACCAGGACCTGGAGAGCTGA
- a CDS encoding ferritin-like fold-containing protein, with protein MAHEFDSVPADDAEVLGILAYSSLAFMTRLAKDGEQAPTFEAHVEHARMAARCFKLYQQLEVWSGHRGFDLLAAGDAFSGAYDDLDARTRPTTFAERAVKTFITRGMLGDMLIRVAQVHGLFEGIEDVWPFEQGHWVRAHLGPQIEADPQLADRLSLWGRRVAGEALGLVRATLFTYPSLAVSPENVDEITEYVIKRHGERMRDIHLKA; from the coding sequence ATGGCACACGAATTTGATTCCGTCCCCGCCGACGACGCCGAAGTCCTTGGTATTCTCGCCTATTCGTCGCTCGCGTTTATGACGCGATTGGCGAAGGACGGCGAGCAGGCCCCCACGTTCGAGGCGCATGTGGAGCATGCGCGCATGGCGGCGCGCTGTTTCAAGCTCTACCAGCAGCTGGAGGTGTGGAGCGGCCATCGCGGCTTTGATCTGCTGGCGGCAGGGGACGCGTTCTCGGGCGCGTACGACGATTTGGATGCGCGCACGCGTCCCACGACGTTCGCGGAGCGCGCTGTCAAGACGTTCATTACGCGCGGCATGCTGGGTGACATGTTGATTCGCGTCGCGCAGGTGCACGGCCTGTTCGAGGGGATCGAGGACGTGTGGCCTTTCGAGCAGGGGCATTGGGTGCGTGCGCACCTGGGCCCGCAGATTGAGGCGGATCCGCAGCTGGCGGATCGTCTGTCCCTGTGGGGTCGCCGCGTGGCGGGCGAGGCCCTGGGCCTCGTGCGTGCGACGCTGTTCACCTACCCGTCGCTGGCGGTCTCCCCGGAGAACGTCGATGAGATCACGGAGTACGTGATCAAGCGCCACGGGGAGCGCATGAGGGACATTCACCTGAAGGCCTGA
- a CDS encoding ABC transporter ATP-binding protein: MTTQPTGVSAAGPGLVEVVGLTKSYRATPALRDYSLSLEAGHIVGLMGPNGCGKTTLLKILAGVLSDYEGTVTIDGHAPGVATKEIVSYLPDADYLNPEWTAADAIRIYSTFFSDFDADKAASMVDFFGLPTDRRLGEMSKGMGEKLQISLVMSRRARVFLLDEPISGVDPATRDVILEGILREFDPASLLIMSTHLISDIEHFVDYALFMKDGQVFLRGDADDLRASHGDSLDAIFRKEYR; this comes from the coding sequence ATGACCACCCAACCCACAGGAGTGAGCGCGGCTGGCCCCGGCCTCGTCGAGGTCGTCGGCCTGACGAAGAGCTACCGAGCGACCCCCGCCCTGCGCGACTACAGCCTGAGCCTGGAGGCCGGGCACATCGTCGGCCTCATGGGCCCCAACGGCTGCGGTAAAACGACGCTGCTCAAGATTCTCGCCGGCGTCCTCTCCGACTACGAGGGCACCGTCACTATCGACGGGCACGCGCCCGGCGTCGCCACCAAGGAGATCGTCTCCTACCTGCCCGACGCCGACTACCTCAACCCTGAGTGGACGGCTGCGGACGCGATCCGCATCTACTCCACCTTCTTTAGCGACTTCGACGCCGACAAAGCCGCCTCGATGGTCGACTTCTTCGGACTGCCCACCGACCGCCGCCTCGGCGAGATGAGCAAGGGCATGGGGGAGAAGCTCCAGATCAGCCTCGTCATGTCCAGGCGCGCCCGCGTGTTCCTCCTCGACGAGCCCATCAGCGGCGTCGACCCTGCCACGCGCGACGTGATCCTCGAGGGCATCCTGCGCGAGTTCGACCCCGCGTCGCTGCTCATCATGTCCACCCACCTCATCTCCGACATCGAACACTTCGTCGACTACGCGCTCTTCATGAAGGACGGGCAGGTCTTCCTGCGCGGCGATGCCGACGACCTGCGCGCCTCCCACGGCGATTCCCTCGACGCCATCTTCCGGAAGGAGTACCGCTGA
- a CDS encoding DUF3107 domain-containing protein, whose amino-acid sequence MEIFIGIRDNTRQLGLDVDMSENELMAKVNEALASAHGVLDLTDTKGQRTLVPAHALGYVQIAAKTERRVGFAIH is encoded by the coding sequence ATGGAGATCTTCATCGGCATCCGCGACAACACGCGCCAGCTCGGCCTCGACGTCGACATGAGCGAAAACGAGCTCATGGCCAAGGTCAACGAGGCCCTTGCCTCCGCCCACGGCGTCCTCGACCTCACCGACACCAAGGGCCAGCGCACCCTCGTGCCCGCCCACGCCCTCGGCTACGTGCAGATCGCCGCCAAGACCGAGCGCCGCGTCGGATTCGCGATCCACTAA
- a CDS encoding DEAD/DEAH box helicase, with the protein MTNTSTEAIEPTHDNDATTQSEATTQAPAQASSVEYSAGVVRLGNIKPAAPEVEEATPDITDKGGENLEQKSFADFGVTDPIVDALDDKGITHPFPIQALTLGPALDRHDIIGQAKTGTGKTLGFGIPVLEDVIAPDEEGYEDLLNPNQPQALIILPTRELTKQVAQDLRDAAKYLSTRIVEIYGGVAFEPQIEALERGADIVVGTPGRLIDLLRKGHLHLSGVETVVLDEADEMLDLGFLPDVETLLARVPENRHTMLFSATMPGPVVALARRFMVQPTHIRAQDPDDQNQTVNTVKQVIYRVHAMNKVEVVARILQAEGRGRTIIFCRTKRTAARLGEDLTDRGFAVGALHGDLGQGAREQALRAFRNGKVDVLVATDVAARGIDVDDVTHVINYQCPEDEKIYIHRIGRTGRAGNSGTAVTFVDWDDTPRWSLISKALGLGVPDPLETYHTSPHLFTDLDIPEGTTGRLPRAKRTRAGLDAEVLEDLGGSAPRSEGRGRGGRSGSRGGSRSGSRGGRGRSARGASSEGSRSRGSRRGSQDGDRTLNAGKGGRSDRGTRGRGRGEHSPRSGSGDGGSAGSGSAAGSERAPRARKRIRRRKGGE; encoded by the coding sequence GTGACTAACACGAGCACCGAGGCCATCGAGCCCACCCACGACAACGACGCCACCACCCAGAGCGAGGCCACCACGCAGGCCCCCGCCCAGGCCTCGTCCGTTGAATACTCCGCAGGCGTCGTCCGCCTGGGCAACATCAAGCCCGCGGCCCCCGAGGTCGAAGAAGCCACCCCTGACATTACTGACAAGGGCGGCGAGAACCTCGAGCAGAAGTCCTTCGCGGACTTCGGCGTCACCGACCCCATCGTCGACGCCCTCGACGACAAGGGCATCACGCACCCCTTCCCGATCCAGGCCCTGACGCTCGGCCCCGCGCTGGACCGCCACGACATCATCGGCCAGGCCAAGACCGGCACCGGCAAGACCCTCGGCTTCGGCATCCCCGTCCTCGAAGACGTCATTGCGCCCGACGAAGAGGGCTACGAGGATCTGCTCAACCCGAACCAGCCGCAGGCCCTCATCATCCTGCCGACCCGCGAGCTCACCAAGCAGGTCGCCCAGGACCTGCGCGACGCCGCCAAGTACCTGTCCACCCGCATCGTCGAAATCTACGGCGGCGTCGCCTTCGAACCCCAGATCGAGGCTCTCGAGCGTGGCGCCGACATCGTCGTGGGCACGCCCGGCCGCCTCATCGACCTGCTGCGCAAGGGCCACCTGCACCTGTCGGGCGTCGAGACCGTCGTCCTCGACGAGGCCGACGAGATGCTCGACCTGGGCTTCCTGCCCGATGTTGAGACGCTGCTGGCCCGCGTCCCCGAGAACCGCCACACCATGCTGTTCTCCGCGACCATGCCCGGCCCCGTCGTGGCCCTCGCCCGCCGCTTCATGGTCCAGCCGACCCACATCCGCGCGCAGGACCCCGACGACCAGAACCAGACCGTCAACACGGTCAAGCAGGTCATCTACCGCGTTCACGCCATGAACAAGGTCGAGGTCGTCGCCCGCATCCTCCAGGCGGAGGGTCGCGGCCGCACCATCATCTTCTGCCGCACCAAGCGCACCGCCGCCCGCCTCGGCGAGGACCTAACGGACCGCGGCTTCGCGGTCGGCGCACTGCACGGCGACCTGGGCCAGGGCGCGCGCGAGCAGGCTCTGCGCGCCTTCCGTAACGGCAAGGTCGACGTCCTGGTCGCCACCGACGTCGCCGCGCGAGGCATCGACGTCGACGACGTCACGCACGTCATCAACTACCAGTGCCCCGAAGACGAGAAGATCTACATTCACCGCATCGGGCGCACGGGCCGCGCGGGCAACTCGGGAACGGCCGTCACCTTCGTCGACTGGGACGATACGCCGCGCTGGTCGCTCATCTCCAAGGCGCTGGGCCTGGGCGTGCCGGATCCGCTCGAGACCTACCACACCTCCCCCCACCTGTTCACCGACCTGGACATCCCGGAGGGCACGACCGGTCGTCTGCCGCGCGCGAAGCGCACGCGCGCTGGCCTGGACGCCGAGGTCCTCGAGGATCTGGGCGGCTCCGCTCCCCGCTCCGAGGGACGAGGCCGGGGCGGCCGTTCCGGGTCGCGCGGCGGTTCGCGTTCGGGGTCGCGTGGCGGCCGTGGGCGCTCCGCGCGTGGTGCTTCTTCCGAGGGGTCGCGTTCGCGCGGGTCACGTCGCGGCTCCCAGGACGGCGATCGCACGCTGAACGCCGGCAAGGGAGGCCGCTCCGACCGCGGCACCCGTGGCCGTGGCCGCGGCGAGCACTCGCCGCGTTCGGGTTCCGGTGATGGTGGTTCGGCTGGCTCCGGTTCTGCTGCTGGTTCTGAGCGCGCGCCCCGCGCCCGCAAGCGCATCCGCCGCCGCAAGGGCGGCGAGTGA
- a CDS encoding helix-turn-helix domain-containing protein yields the protein MTAEGPRFGATPQNPDLLRWIGIQVLLLVIAWVIGMVVRRLLASRMTMSTASATLTGLGGLWGGLLVAGWIFSSSDMWRPAMIGVAALVALVVVVIVSLIVAYLHPRPGLDPIAEVATRGESDSLEFKSSARWNMRAGKRDDAMETVIAKTVAAFMNSGGGTLLIGVDDDGLLIGLGPDYATLKTPDADRFELWIRDLWGQRLGTNAAALPLLDFAEATDPQEGYERQEVCRVTIPPSTRPVYLKGPKGKGEAELWVRVGNSTRRLDVTDAVQYVAMRWPESVRVSPLTRIRLFLTMSRHRDTPTRLPRVVERTLTERLFSERARHGGGASGGV from the coding sequence ATGACAGCCGAGGGACCCCGCTTCGGGGCCACACCCCAGAACCCCGACCTGCTGCGGTGGATCGGCATTCAGGTCCTCCTTCTCGTCATCGCCTGGGTGATCGGCATGGTCGTGCGGCGCCTCCTGGCCTCGCGCATGACGATGTCCACGGCCTCGGCGACCCTCACCGGCCTGGGTGGCCTGTGGGGCGGCCTCCTGGTCGCAGGCTGGATCTTCTCCTCCTCCGACATGTGGCGCCCCGCGATGATCGGCGTGGCCGCGCTCGTGGCCCTCGTCGTGGTCGTCATCGTCTCCCTGATTGTCGCGTACCTGCATCCGCGCCCCGGCCTCGACCCCATCGCCGAGGTCGCCACACGCGGCGAATCCGACTCCCTCGAATTCAAGTCGAGCGCCCGCTGGAACATGCGCGCCGGCAAGCGTGACGACGCCATGGAAACCGTCATCGCCAAGACGGTCGCCGCGTTCATGAACTCCGGCGGCGGCACCCTCCTCATCGGCGTGGACGACGACGGGCTCCTCATCGGGCTGGGCCCCGACTACGCGACCCTCAAGACCCCGGACGCCGACCGCTTCGAGCTGTGGATCCGCGACCTGTGGGGCCAGCGCCTGGGGACCAACGCGGCTGCGCTGCCCCTCCTCGACTTCGCCGAGGCCACGGATCCCCAGGAGGGGTACGAGCGCCAGGAGGTGTGCCGGGTGACGATCCCGCCGTCCACGCGCCCCGTGTACCTGAAGGGCCCCAAGGGCAAGGGCGAGGCCGAGCTGTGGGTGCGCGTCGGCAACTCGACGCGGCGCCTCGACGTGACCGATGCCGTGCAGTACGTGGCGATGCGCTGGCCCGAATCCGTGCGCGTCTCGCCGCTGACCCGCATCCGCCTGTTCCTCACCATGAGCCGCCACCGCGACACCCCCACCCGCCTGCCGCGCGTCGTCGAACGGACGCTCACCGAACGCCTCTTCAGTGAGCGGGCGCGGCACGGTGGTGGGGCGTCTGGCGGGGTGTGA
- a CDS encoding GntR family transcriptional regulator has product MRIDDTRPIWIQLADSFRARITDGTWKPGQKIPSVRDLAIEAGTNPNTVQRALAALDDEGLTVPKRTAGRFVATDDSALRALRQEDARAAADAFIRACRALGVDVEGAHGLVDERWNADL; this is encoded by the coding sequence ATGCGCATCGATGACACCCGCCCCATCTGGATCCAGCTGGCCGACAGCTTCCGCGCCCGCATCACCGACGGCACGTGGAAGCCCGGCCAAAAGATCCCCTCCGTCCGCGACCTCGCCATCGAGGCCGGCACCAACCCCAACACCGTCCAGCGAGCCCTCGCCGCACTCGACGACGAAGGACTCACCGTCCCCAAGCGGACGGCCGGACGATTCGTCGCCACCGACGACAGCGCACTACGCGCCCTCCGCCAGGAGGACGCCCGCGCCGCGGCCGACGCCTTCATCCGCGCCTGCCGAGCCCTCGGCGTCGATGTTGAAGGTGCCCACGGCCTCGTCGATGAGCGCTGGAACGCGGACCTGTAA